A DNA window from Setaria viridis chromosome 2, Setaria_viridis_v4.0, whole genome shotgun sequence contains the following coding sequences:
- the LOC117844200 gene encoding mitogen-activated protein kinase kinase 9, with protein MVCSIAPAAPHQMFHRAGAAPHQMMTAAAPAPEEMRLSDFDWIGDLGAGGFARVSKARHRRTGAVFALKMSYDPDPDVEEEAEVLRRAAGSPHVVDCHALLRGPAGEPACLLEFMDAGSLSRVLRRRRGKGGFPEPALAEAAAHCVVGLAQLHSRGVAHLDVKPDNLLANSRGEIKIGDFNTSKILYGRAGEHLQVPLTAGTRCYFSPERFAPIARAGPQGAMAADVWGLGVTVLELFLGRFAVVPDVKKASAAELELAICHGEPLRVPEEAEASAELRRFVAACLQREPTRRATVPQLLGHPFLTGRDVEASRRALRDLIVETL; from the coding sequence ATGGTCTGCTCGATCGCCCCCGCCGCGCCTCACCAGATGTTCCACCGGGCCGGTGCCGCTCCGCACCAgatgatgacggcggcggcgcccgcgccagAGGAGATGCGTCTCTCGGACTTCGACTGGATCGGCgacctcggcgccggcggcttcgCCAGGGTCAGCAAggctcgccaccgccgcaccggcGCGGTGTTCGCGCTCAAGATGTCGTACGACCCGGACCccgacgtcgaggaggaggccgaggtgctccgccgcgccgccgggtcGCCGCACGTCGTCGACTGCCACGCCCTGCTCCGCGGtcccgccggcgagcccgcCTGCCTGCTTGAGTTCATGGACGCCGGCTCCCTCTCCCGCGtcctgcgccggcgccgagggAAGGGAGGATTCCCCGAGCCGGCGCTCGCCGAGGCGGCCGCGCACTGCGTCGTGGGGCTCGCCCAGCTCCACTCCCGCGGCGTCGCGCACCTGGACGTCAAGCCGGACAACCTCCTCGCAAACTCCCGGGGCGAGATCAAGATCGGCGACTTCAACACTTCCAAGATCCTCTacggccgcgccggcgagcaCCTCCAGGTCCCCCTCACCGCCGGCACCCGCTGCTACTTCAGCCCCGAGAGGTTCGCGCCCATAGCCCGCGCCGGGCCGCAgggcgccatggccgccgacGTCTGGGGCCTCGGCGTCACCGTCCTGGAGCTGTTCCTGGGCCGGTTCGCCGTCGTGCCGGATGTGAAGAAGGCGTCTGcggcggagctggagctggcCATCTGCCACGGGGAGCCTCTGCGCGTGCCGGAAGAAGCAGAGGCGTCGGCGGAGTTGCGCAGGTTCGTGGCCGCGTGCCTGCAGAGGGAGCCGACGCGGCGCGCCACGGTGCCGCAGCTGCTCGGGCACCCGTTCCTCACTGGCCGCGACGTCGAGGCGTCAAGGCGCGCGCTGCGGGACCTTATCGTCGAGACCCTCTAG